In the Armatimonadota bacterium genome, one interval contains:
- a CDS encoding sugar phosphate isomerase/epimerase — protein MQLCCCSSCLWCSKLEDALAATREAGFDFLELLAIPDCHHVDLRETTADALGAKLRDYGLGLAALCVGPMATTSLAAMRDSLAYIERAIDAAEALDCQRVVVAGSPRDRADWDLTLAAYRRLDRFAQGRPALICLVNCHDTQLEIPEDFEFIFFAHDSPRIRMCADNGHFLRVGISPQEVVRRFGDHIQHVRLGDLVHDQSVALGAGEADLAGFCKALAMRGYGGFLSVAVEISGRDATIAELRASREYALRLIGAQA, from the coding sequence ATGCAACTGTGCTGTTGCAGCTCCTGCCTTTGGTGCTCGAAGCTGGAGGACGCGCTCGCGGCCACCCGCGAAGCCGGCTTCGATTTCCTCGAGCTCCTCGCCATCCCCGATTGCCATCACGTGGACCTGCGCGAGACCACAGCCGACGCGCTGGGGGCCAAGCTGCGCGACTACGGCCTCGGCTTGGCGGCGCTGTGCGTGGGCCCTATGGCCACCACTTCGCTTGCAGCCATGCGCGACTCCCTGGCCTATATCGAGCGCGCCATAGATGCCGCGGAGGCGCTCGATTGCCAGCGCGTCGTCGTCGCCGGCAGTCCCCGCGACCGCGCGGACTGGGATCTGACCCTCGCGGCCTATCGTCGGCTGGATCGCTTTGCGCAGGGGCGGCCGGCGCTGATCTGCCTGGTCAATTGCCACGACACCCAACTCGAGATACCCGAAGACTTCGAGTTCATCTTCTTCGCCCACGATTCTCCGCGCATTCGCATGTGCGCCGACAACGGGCACTTCCTCAGGGTCGGGATCAGTCCCCAGGAGGTCGTGCGCCGTTTCGGCGACCACATCCAGCACGTGCGCCTGGGCGACCTTGTCCACGATCAGTCAGTCGCGCTGGGCGCGGGAGAGGCCGACCTTGCGGGCTTCTGCAAGGCGCTGGCGATGCGCGGCTACGGCGGCTTCCTGTCGGTCGCAGTTGAGATCTCCGGGCGCGACGCCACGATCGCGGAGCTGCGCGCGTCGCGTGAGTACGCCCTGCGGCTCATCGGAGCGCAAGCATAG
- a CDS encoding HIT domain-containing protein, with amino-acid sequence MTEELPTVDRLWAPWRMEYIEQVDRGGECILCAKPREHDDGKTHIVHRGDLAYTILNAYPYSSGHLMIAPYRHTGDLLALSEGELCAITVETRLGTRLLAAAMAPQGFNIGLNLGRAAGAGIADHLHVHVVPRWSGDTNFMPVIGDTRVLPQALDDTYGALRAALARIEAEKA; translated from the coding sequence ATGACAGAGGAGCTACCCACCGTGGATCGGCTGTGGGCGCCGTGGCGCATGGAGTATATCGAGCAGGTTGACCGCGGCGGCGAATGCATCCTGTGCGCGAAGCCGCGCGAGCACGACGACGGCAAGACCCACATCGTCCATCGCGGCGACCTCGCCTACACCATCCTCAACGCCTACCCCTACAGCAGCGGCCATCTGATGATCGCGCCCTACCGCCACACCGGCGACCTGCTCGCCCTGAGCGAGGGGGAGTTGTGCGCGATCACCGTCGAGACCCGCCTGGGTACGCGTCTGCTGGCCGCGGCGATGGCCCCGCAGGGCTTCAACATCGGTCTCAACCTGGGGCGCGCCGCCGGCGCCGGCATCGCCGACCACCTGCACGTGCATGTCGTGCCGCGCTGGAGCGGCGATACCAATTTCATGCCGGTGATCGGCGACACCAGGGTGCTGCCCCAGGCCCTCGACGACACCTATGGCGCGCTGCGCGCAGCGCTGGCGCGGATCGAGGCGGAAAAAGCGTAG
- a CDS encoding tetratricopeptide repeat protein, producing the protein MRCRSCDAELPEAAAFCPRCGARQAAGVGLETIDRLIADYRRRLDAQPEDADARFNLALAYKHKGLDDLALGELERLRAQGEEFADLECEVATLYERRGDRDQAVQALQRALTIEPEHDAARRRLRELERHAGPNTPTGRGAP; encoded by the coding sequence ATGCGCTGCCGAAGTTGCGATGCCGAGTTGCCCGAAGCCGCGGCCTTCTGCCCGAGGTGCGGCGCGCGACAGGCCGCCGGCGTTGGACTTGAGACCATTGATCGCCTGATCGCGGACTACCGGCGGCGACTGGACGCCCAGCCCGAGGACGCCGATGCGCGCTTCAACCTTGCGCTTGCCTACAAACACAAGGGTCTTGACGACTTGGCGCTGGGCGAGTTGGAGCGACTGCGCGCGCAGGGCGAGGAGTTCGCCGACCTGGAATGCGAGGTAGCGACGCTGTACGAGCGTCGCGGCGACCGCGACCAGGCTGTGCAGGCGCTGCAGCGCGCACTGACCATCGAGCCGGAGCACGACGCGGCGCGCCGCCGCTTGCGGGAGCTTGAGCGGCACGCCGGCCCGAACACCCCGACTGGTCGGGGTGCCCCATGA